From a single Miscanthus floridulus cultivar M001 chromosome 8, ASM1932011v1, whole genome shotgun sequence genomic region:
- the LOC136469779 gene encoding secreted RxLR effector protein 161-like, protein MEPRLKLSKASTTPIVDAIAYRSIVGSLRYLVNTRPDLAFSVGYVSRFMEKPTTEHLVAVKRVLRYIFGTLDYDCYYTRKEKDTHLVGFSDSDHAGDIDTRRSTSGVLYFLGNNVITWQSQKSKVVALYSCKAEYIAGTTAACQGVWLTRLLSELKGKREGAVKIYIDSEFAIQLSKNPIFHDRSKHIDTRYHYIRECIEEGRVYLASIGTTEQLADILTKALAREHLCELCAKLGLVKLKQKHMA, encoded by the coding sequence ATGGAGCCACGCCTCAAGCTGAGCAAGGCAAGCACAACGCCCATCGTCGACGCCATAGCGTACAGGAGCATCGTCGGTTCGCTGCGGTACTTGGTGAACACAAGGCCAGACTTGGCCTTCTCGGTGGGCTATGTGAGCCGATTTATGGAGAAACCGACCACTGAGCACCTGGTAGCTGTGAAAAGGGTGCTGAGATACATCTTCGGCACTCTGGACTACGACTGCTACTACACAAGGAAGGAGAAGGACACGCATCTTGTGGGCTTCAGCGACAGTGATCATGCCGGGGACATCGACACCCGCAGGAGCACTTCTGGCGTCCTCTACTTCCTCGGCAACAATGTCATCACCTGGCAGAGCCAAAAGTCGAAGGTCGTGGCCCTGTACTCATGCAAGGCTGAGTACATCGCAGGGACTACTGCTGCCTGTCAGGGTGTGTGGCTGACGCGCCTCCTGTCTGAGCTGAAGGGCAAGAGGGAAGGTGCTGTGAAGATCTACATCGACAGTGAGTTTGCCATCCAGCTAAGTAAAAACCCTATCTTTCACGATCGCAGCAAGCATATAGATACAAGATACCACTACATTCGTGAGTGTATCGAGGAAGGCAGGGTGTATCTAGCCTCCATTGGCACCACTGAGCAGCTGGCGGACATCTTGACGAAGGCACTGGCACGGGAACACTTATGTGAACTTTGCGCCAAGCTCGGCCTTGTCAAGCTCAAGCAGAAGCACATGGCTTAG